Proteins encoded within one genomic window of Xiphophorus maculatus strain JP 163 A chromosome 11, X_maculatus-5.0-male, whole genome shotgun sequence:
- the LOC102216533 gene encoding reticulon-4 receptor-like 1, whose translation MFRRGYGGVELLLVLWGLDLSMPCPRHCICYTSPSTVSCQAHNFHEVPEGIPAQSERVFLQNNKIQRLLRGHFSPTTTMLWLYSNNLSYIQPSTFHGFDRLEELDLGDNRHLKAVASDTFMGLGWLHALHLYHCGLISLPPGIFAGLHNLQYLYLQDNQLEFLEDDLFIDLLNLSHLFLHGNRLWSLRQNTFRGLGVLDRLLLHQNRIQWVDRQAFHDLRRLTMLYLFNNSITELSGGTLMQLPALEYLRLNDNPWECDCKALSLWDWLQRFRGSTSTLICVSPPELAGKDMKKVKKEELPSCLSNEGHRRGNSGGEMEHGDSLNHLNRHRIHHNHHQRPYMPHGDQYSLPSPSPLPRPPKGSRKNCTRRGRKGKGGLNEVQVLQEGDEKDYSPDGGKYDMSASSRRRNKCIPRTSVGPPSGVQRANNTGSHAAAFIPCLSSALFLSIYFVILR comes from the exons GTTATGGCGGGGTGGAGTTGCTGCTGGTGCTGTGGGGCCTGGATCTCTCTATGCCCTGCCCCCGCCACTGCATCTGCTACACTTCACCTAGCACCGTTTCCTGTCAGGCTCACAACTTCCATGAAGTGCCCGAGGGTATCCCCGCTCAGAGTGAGCGTGTCTTCTTGCAGAACAACAAGATCCAGCGGCTGCTCCGCGGCCACTTTTCGCCCACCACCACCATGCTGTGGCTTTACTCAAACAACCTCTCCTACATACAGCCATCCACGTTTCACGGCTTTGACCGGCTGGAGGAGCTCGACCTGGGGGATAACCGGCACCTGAAGGCCGTCGCCTCGGACACCTTTATGGGTCTGGGTTGGCTACACGCGCTGCATCTGTACCATTGTGGCCTCATCAGTCTGCCTCCAGGGATCTTTGCTGGTTTACATAATCTTCAGTATCTCTACCTACAG GATAACCAATTAGAGTTCTTAGAGGATGATTTATTCATCGACCTCCTGAACCTAAGTCATCTCTTCCTGCATGGGAATCGGCTTTGGAGTCTTCGCCAGAACACTTTCCGAGGATTGGGCGTCTTGGACCGGCTCCTTCTGCACCAGAACCGAATCCAGTGGGTTGATCGGCAGGCTTTCCATGACCTTCGGCGTCTCACCATGCTCTACCTGTTCAATAACTCCATCACTGAGCTATCCGGTGGCACCCTGATGCAGCTGCCGGCCTTGGAGTACCTGCGTCTAAATGACAATCCCTGGGAATGTGACTGCAAGGCGTTATCCCTCTGGGACTGGCTGCAAAGGTTTAGGGGCTCCACATCCACTCTGATCTGCGTTTCACCGCCGGAGTTGGCAGGAAAGGATATGAAGAAGGTGAAGAAGGAAGAGCTACCCAGCTGCTTGTCGAACGAGGGTCACAGAAGAGGTAACTCTGGAGGGGAGATGGAGCATGGAGACTCTTTAAACCATCTAAACCGCCACAGAATCCATCACAACCATCATCAGCGGCCGTACATGCCGCATGGGGACCAGTACAGCTTGCCTTCACCCTCACCCCTGCCGCGTCCACCGAAGGGAAGCCGCAAAAACTGTACCCGCCGGGGCCGCAAGGGAAAAGGGGGGCTCAATGAGGTACAGGTACTTCAGGAGGGGGATGAGAAGGACTACTCTCCAGATGGAGGTAAATACGATATGTCTGCATCCTCAAGAAGGAGAAACAAGTGCATCCCCAGAACTTCTGTTGGTCCACCAAGTGGAGTCCAGAGAGCTAATAACACTGGATCCCATGCAGCAGCATTTATTCCCTGTTTGTCATCAGCTCTTTTTCTGTCAATCTATTTTGTGATCCTACGCTGA